From Kineosporia sp. NBRC 101731, one genomic window encodes:
- a CDS encoding nucleotidyltransferase domain-containing protein, with protein MTALILSGVVGSTAYGLAREGSDIDRMGVFVAPTLDVAGLDWHPHRESRASHDPDVAMHEIGKTLRLMLKCNPTLLEMLHLDDYEVLTDEGRRLVDARSAFLSEKYVRDSYGGYAKSQAHRLATEERGYFSSNTKNRTAKHGRHLLRLLRQGRELLSTGSLTVRVSDPEEYWAFDLMSPAQMLDVYAHENELFEATSSVLPTAADRDRVSALLDSIRAAHLERTTVHA; from the coding sequence GTGACCGCCCTGATCCTCTCTGGCGTGGTCGGTTCGACCGCCTACGGCCTGGCCCGTGAAGGCTCGGACATCGACCGCATGGGTGTGTTCGTCGCGCCGACCCTCGACGTGGCTGGGCTTGACTGGCACCCGCACCGCGAGTCACGAGCCAGCCATGACCCCGACGTCGCCATGCACGAGATCGGGAAGACGTTGCGGCTCATGCTCAAATGCAACCCGACTCTTCTGGAAATGCTCCACCTGGACGACTACGAAGTTCTCACCGATGAGGGCCGCCGCCTGGTCGATGCCCGGTCAGCGTTCCTGTCCGAGAAGTACGTGCGGGACTCTTACGGCGGGTACGCGAAATCGCAGGCCCACAGGCTCGCCACAGAAGAACGCGGCTACTTCTCGTCGAATACGAAGAACCGGACTGCCAAGCACGGACGACACCTGCTGAGGCTCCTGAGGCAAGGCCGCGAACTGCTCTCCACCGGCAGCCTCACCGTGCGCGTTTCGGACCCGGAAGAGTACTGGGCGTTCGACCTCATGTCTCCCGCGCAGATGCTCGACGTGTACGCCCACGAGAACGAACTGTTCGAGGCAACGAGTTCAGTCCTGCCGACCGCAGCAGACCGGGACCGCGTCTCGGCCCTTCTGGACTCGATCCGAGCGGCACACCTCGAAAGGACGACAGTCCATGCCTGA
- a CDS encoding endonuclease VII domain-containing protein, producing MANGTAVCSTCGPVEVRVSSRDGKLRTECPRRSPAALQKQKLAKYGLTPERYEEMLEQQQGRCAICRRDEPLVIDHDHLTGIVRELLCNKCNCAIGLLRDDPALVRASARYLERHAQLKIPI from the coding sequence ATGGCGAACGGAACGGCTGTCTGTTCGACGTGCGGGCCGGTTGAGGTTCGTGTCAGCAGTCGCGACGGGAAGCTGCGCACTGAGTGCCCCCGCCGCTCCCCTGCAGCGTTGCAGAAACAGAAGCTCGCGAAGTACGGCCTGACGCCTGAGCGATACGAAGAAATGTTGGAACAGCAGCAGGGGCGGTGCGCAATTTGCCGCAGGGATGAGCCGCTTGTTATAGACCATGATCACCTGACCGGCATAGTCAGAGAACTTCTATGCAATAAGTGCAACTGCGCCATAGGTCTGCTGAGGGACGATCCAGCGCTGGTGCGGGCTTCCGCGCGATACTTAGAGAGGCATGCGCAGCTCAAGATTCCCATCTAA
- a CDS encoding peptidoglycan-binding protein: MKQGHTDPRYDGEPALGRVSNLRLNAAGDVLLGDLTYPEDLDGDIHIRYPSRSVEADLGVETADGDRFGMVVSGLALLGETKPAIQSLAELGPREEWEPVEYVAAMSVAASMPLLATWEENLHPRGGGKFVKKGSGYSKQGKGDQAPQVRALQTELIRLGFLSADSGKNGGVDGLFGPKTEAAVRAWQKAAGNMPTGRVTPALLDTLKDAKKGADPKAFSQARKAKRRSMKKTAPDRGAGKAVDRVAKVAAAEEFIEGLDDVEGLHVRDVTVDAVVFAAGDGRVWLSDLDEDTTGSVQIGEMCPAVASYTELAPTPAGLAAHNMHSGVASLAAGLRPLASGDTTLDAAQLREALGLADDATEDDILAAARTRREQGTEQPPATPPAPVPGTEPATPETTPAPQIPAQPTTPEQTPTVPAQPADVAAIVREQLAAALAPIQEAQAQKDAAYETRIGELSTELATRRAKEATDHKSSVFASAIQQGKITPAQKADWEADFDKDPVVTERILARMAPGTAMPVASTGYVGDAETDTALATFDADFTAVMGFSPNGGNA, from the coding sequence TTGAAGCAGGGTCACACGGACCCGCGGTACGACGGCGAGCCGGCACTGGGTCGCGTCTCGAACCTGCGCCTGAATGCCGCCGGTGACGTCCTTCTCGGGGACTTGACCTATCCCGAGGACCTCGACGGCGACATCCACATCCGGTACCCGTCGCGGTCTGTGGAAGCCGACCTGGGGGTGGAAACGGCGGACGGTGACCGGTTCGGGATGGTCGTGTCCGGCCTGGCTCTGCTCGGTGAGACCAAGCCCGCGATCCAGTCTCTCGCCGAGCTGGGCCCGCGCGAGGAGTGGGAGCCGGTCGAGTATGTCGCGGCCATGTCGGTGGCGGCTTCGATGCCTCTGCTGGCGACGTGGGAGGAGAACCTGCACCCGCGCGGCGGCGGGAAGTTCGTGAAGAAGGGCTCTGGTTACAGCAAGCAGGGCAAGGGCGATCAGGCTCCGCAGGTTCGCGCGCTGCAGACGGAACTGATCCGGCTCGGGTTCCTGTCAGCTGATTCGGGGAAGAACGGCGGCGTGGATGGCCTGTTCGGCCCGAAGACCGAGGCCGCGGTCCGAGCGTGGCAGAAGGCCGCCGGGAACATGCCGACGGGCCGCGTGACTCCGGCTCTGCTGGACACGTTGAAGGACGCGAAGAAGGGCGCAGACCCGAAGGCGTTCTCCCAGGCGCGCAAGGCGAAGCGGCGGTCGATGAAGAAAACCGCCCCGGACCGAGGCGCCGGCAAGGCAGTCGATCGTGTTGCGAAGGTCGCCGCCGCGGAGGAGTTCATCGAGGGCCTGGACGACGTCGAGGGCTTGCATGTTCGTGACGTGACCGTGGATGCGGTGGTTTTCGCGGCGGGTGATGGGCGCGTGTGGCTCTCTGATCTCGACGAGGACACCACAGGATCGGTCCAAATCGGTGAAATGTGCCCCGCAGTCGCCTCGTACACCGAACTTGCCCCCACACCAGCAGGCCTCGCGGCACACAACATGCATTCAGGCGTGGCATCATTGGCGGCGGGGTTGAGGCCATTGGCCTCAGGAGACACAACGTTGGACGCCGCGCAGCTGCGCGAGGCGCTCGGCCTGGCCGACGACGCGACCGAGGATGACATCCTCGCTGCCGCGCGCACACGGCGTGAACAGGGCACCGAGCAGCCTCCCGCGACCCCGCCCGCACCCGTGCCGGGCACCGAACCCGCCACCCCCGAAACCACCCCCGCACCCCAGATCCCGGCCCAGCCGACAACCCCGGAGCAGACACCCACCGTGCCCGCCCAGCCGGCCGACGTCGCCGCGATCGTCCGCGAGCAGCTCGCCGCGGCCCTCGCCCCCATCCAGGAGGCGCAGGCCCAGAAGGACGCCGCCTACGAGACCCGCATCGGGGAGCTGTCCACCGAGCTCGCCACCCGCCGGGCCAAGGAAGCGACCGACCACAAGTCGAGCGTGTTCGCGTCGGCCATCCAGCAGGGCAAGATCACGCCCGCGCAGAAGGCCGACTGGGAAGCCGACTTCGACAAGGACCCTGTCGTGACCGAGCGGATCCTGGCCCGCATGGCGCCGGGTACCGCGATGCCGGTCGCGTCGACCGGGTACGTCGGTGACGCCGAGACTGACACGGCCCTGGCCACGTTCGACGCGGACTTCACCGCCGTCATGGGCTTCTCCCCGAACGGGGGTAACGCCTGA
- a CDS encoding capsid cement protein, with the protein MADYVATYLPGQEITQTATATITGGQVLINSGEGSVAPSAGASNKVVFVACHDGITGQAVTVTRGGVQRLTASAAIAAGVKVKSAAAGQVAAWVSGTDNPDLIIGTSLTSAAAANATLDVNWSL; encoded by the coding sequence ATGGCCGACTACGTCGCGACATACCTGCCCGGGCAGGAGATCACCCAGACCGCGACCGCCACGATCACCGGCGGACAGGTCCTCATCAACTCCGGCGAAGGCAGCGTCGCCCCGTCCGCGGGCGCCTCCAACAAGGTCGTGTTCGTGGCCTGCCACGACGGGATCACCGGGCAGGCCGTGACCGTGACCCGAGGCGGCGTGCAGCGACTCACCGCGTCGGCGGCAATCGCTGCCGGCGTGAAGGTGAAGTCAGCTGCGGCCGGTCAGGTCGCCGCGTGGGTTTCCGGCACTGACAACCCGGACCTGATCATCGGTACCTCGCTCACGTCCGCCGCGGCAGCGAATGCCACCCTCGACGTGAACTGGAGCCTGTGA
- a CDS encoding peptidoglycan-binding domain-containing protein, whose amino-acid sequence MTGPTPTKPGRGAWTATGGLLPPKPGQVGRGYYYRPPYEGEDVVGVAGLRPTCTYNEAVVTEAVRAIQRLLIDYAQLHELDVPRIQVTGRFGDQTGLIAARVQKHLGLVPDCIVGPKTVWALIAPMIEQAAAKYGLPVWLLRGIHLVESQGDLGAVGAETPADTGPFQCNRAAHLQVSIRQAVDPRWSALWTAAALRKFCDQWVGRTSVDLVTLAIASHNSPKSAVEWARGNKPPRSPGRSFNIEDYVEKVRVAGLVSS is encoded by the coding sequence GTGACCGGTCCGACACCGACCAAGCCGGGTCGCGGTGCCTGGACGGCGACCGGTGGCCTGCTGCCGCCCAAGCCCGGACAGGTCGGCCGCGGCTACTACTACCGTCCCCCGTACGAGGGTGAGGACGTCGTAGGTGTCGCCGGCCTGAGGCCGACGTGCACGTACAACGAGGCGGTCGTCACCGAGGCTGTCCGGGCGATCCAGCGGCTCCTCATTGACTACGCCCAGCTTCACGAGCTGGACGTGCCGCGTATCCAGGTCACGGGACGCTTCGGCGACCAGACGGGCCTGATCGCGGCCCGCGTGCAGAAGCACCTCGGGCTGGTCCCCGACTGCATCGTCGGCCCGAAAACCGTGTGGGCGCTGATTGCTCCGATGATCGAGCAGGCCGCGGCGAAGTACGGACTGCCGGTGTGGCTGCTCAGGGGCATCCACCTGGTCGAGTCTCAGGGCGACCTGGGTGCTGTCGGGGCGGAGACTCCCGCGGACACCGGTCCTTTCCAGTGCAACCGTGCGGCTCATCTGCAGGTGTCGATCCGGCAGGCCGTCGACCCGCGCTGGTCTGCGCTGTGGACGGCGGCGGCACTGCGCAAATTCTGCGACCAATGGGTAGGGAGAACGTCGGTTGACCTGGTGACTCTCGCTATTGCGAGCCATAATTCACCGAAGTCGGCCGTAGAATGGGCTCGTGGAAACAAGCCCCCCAGAAGCCCAGGTCGATCCTTCAACATTGAGGACTACGTCGAAAAAGTCCGTGTTGCCGGGCTGGTGTCAAGTTGA